The region CCGCTACCCGTATGGGTCGTTAGCTCAGTTGGTAGAGCAGTTGACTTTTAATCAATTGGTCGCAGGTTCGAATCCTGCACGACCCACCAATTTAACATCATATTGGCGCCGGTTAACTTCGAAGAACAATCCCGAAAGGGGTCGTTAGCTCAGTTGGTAGAGCAGTTGACTTTTAATCAATTGGTCGCAGGTTCGAATCCTGCACGACCCACCAATGTAAAAAAGCGCCCTAAAGGCGCTTTTTTGCTATCTGCCCAAGTTAAAAATTCGGACCTGCAGCAGGTTCGGGTCGAACGTAGTGAGACAAGGTCGCCGCTTGCGGCGACGACCCGAAGGGCGAGCAAAGCGGTCACCCACCACTATAAATATGGCGCCGGCAGCGCTTTTTTGCTTTCTGCTATTCCACAAAAATTCCCCACGACATTTTTTGTCCAATCAGCTATCTTGTTTAGTATATAAAACACCGCTGCGCTAATGACGTCACGCATTTGCGTTGTTCTGGTAATTAAGTTAAGCAAGCAAAACGAGTAAGCATGATGAGCGTAATGTTTGATCCTGAAACCGCAATCTATCCGTTCCCGCCTAAACCCGCACCGCTAAACCTGCATGAGAAGCAGTTTTACCGCGAGAAAATCAAGCGCTTGCTCAAAGAGCGAGATGCGGTGATGGTTGCACACTACTATACCGACCCGGAAATTCAGCAACTGGCGGAGGAGACCGGCGGTTGTATCTCTGATTCACTGGAGATGGCGCGTTTCGGTGCCAGACATTCCGCCTCAACGCTGCTGGTGGCAGGCGTACGTTTTATGGGGGAAACCGCCAAAATCCTCAGCCCTGAAAAAACCATCCTGATGCCGACATTGCATGCGGAATGCTCGCTTGATCTCGGCTGTCCGGTTGAAGATTTCAGCGCCTTTTGCGATGCGCACCCGGATCGCACCGTGGTGGTTTACGCCAACACCTCTGCTGCCGTGAAAGCGCGTGCCGACTGGGTTGTAACCTCAAGTATTGCGGTAGAGTTAATTGAGCATCTCGACAGCCTTGGCGAGAAAATTATCTGGGCTCCGGATCGTCATCTCGGCAACTATGTACAAAAACAGACTGGTGCGGATGTGCTGTGCTGGCAGGGTGCGTGCATCGTGCATGACGAATTTAAAACGCAGGCGCTGACGCGCATGAAAGCGCTCTATCCTGATGCTGCCATCCTCGTGCATCCTGAATCGCCGCAGTCAGTCGTGAATCTGGCAGATGCAGTCGGTTCAACCAGCCAGCTTATCGCTGCGGCAAAAACACTGCCGAATAAGCAACTTATCGTCGCGACCGATCGCGGTATCTTTTACAAAATGCAGCAGGCCGTGCCGGAAAAAGAGTTACTGGAAGCGCCAACCGCGGGTGAGGGGGCGACGTGCCGCAGTTGCGCGCATTGCCCATGGATGGCGATGAACGGTCTGAAAGCTATCGCTGAAAGCCTGGAAAATGGTGGCGCGGAGCATGAAATCCACGTTGATGCCGCGCTGCGTGAAGGCGCGCTGTTGCCGCTTAACCGTATGCTCGATTTTGCGGCTACACTACGTTCTTAGTGAATAATCAATGCGTAGCAATACGCTGTGGGGAAAGAATGGATTTTTTTAGTACGCAGAACATCCTGGTGCATATCCCGATTGGCACCGGTGGGTACGATCTTTCATGGATTGAAGCCACAGGCACACTGGCCGGTTTATTGTGTATCTGGCTCGCCAGCCTTGAGAAGCTCAGTAATTACGCGTTTGGTCTGATCAACGTGACGCTGTTTGCGATTATTTTCTTCCAGATCCAGCTGTATGCCAGCTTACTGCTGCAGCTGTTTTTCTTTGCCGCTAACATTTATGGTTGGTATGCCTGGTCACGGCAAACCTCGCAGAATGAAGCTGAATTGCAAATCCGCTGGCTACCGTTATCCAAAGCGATGAGCTGGCTGGCGGTATGCGTGGTGGCGATTGGTTTGATGACCTTCTTTATCGATCCGGTCTTTGCATTCCTGACGAAAATTGCCGTGGCCGTCATGCAAACCTTAGGGCTGAACGTGGTCATGCCGCAATTGCAGCCCGATGCGTTCCCGTTCTGGGACTCCTGCATGATGGTGTTCTCCATCGTGGCGATGATCCTGATGACGCGCAAATACGTTGAGAACTGGCTGCTGTGGGTGGTGATTAACGTGATAAGCGTGGTGATTTTCGCACTGCAGGGCGTCTGGGCGATGTCGCTGGAGTATTTGATCCTGACCTTTATCGCTCTTAACGGCAGCAGAATGTGGATTAACAGCGCGCGTGAGCGGGGTTCTCACGCGCTTTCGCATTAATGCGAGTGTGAATGGTGGTGCTCAGGCTGCGTCTCGCCCAGATGGCAGTCTGGCCCGCTACAGGGCTGGTACTCCATCTGCACCGTCGCATGTTCAATCTCATAATGATGTGCCAGAAAGTGGTGGATCTCACCCAGCAGCTTGTCATGGTCGCGTGGTGGGATCACCTGCACATGCAGCGTCATAAGCGGTTTTTCACCCACCAGCCAGACATGCACGTGGTGAACATCACGCACCTCCGGAATAGCACGTCGCAGATGTCGCTGTAGCGCGCCAATATCCATCGAGCCCGGCGCACCTTCCAGCAACTCGTTAACGCTCTCTTTCATTAGCCGCCAGGCGCTGCGTAACACCAGCGCGGAAACCAGCACTGAAAGTATCGGGTCAATCGGCGTCCAGCCGGTGAACAAAATCACCAGTGCCGCAGCGATGGCACCGACAGAACCGAGTAAGTCCCCCAGCACATGCAGTGCGGCAGCACGGACATTCAGGTTCTTCTCCTCGCTTCCCCGGTGCAGTAACCAGAATGCCAGCACGTTGGCCACAAGCCCGGCAATCGCAATCACCATCATGGTTAAGCCTGCAACGGGCTGCGGATGGGTGAAACGCTGAATCGCTTCCCAGACAATCCACACGGTAATCAGCACCAGCGCCAGCGCATTGATGAATGCTGCAAGCGTAGTCAAACGCAGCCAGCCAAACGTACGGTTAGCGCTGGGTGGCTGGCGCGCAAAGTAAACCGCTAATAACGCAAAAAGCAGCGCGGCGGCGTCCGTCAGCATATGGCCGGCATCGGCCAGCAGCGCCAGCGATCCGGAAACCAGGCCGCCGACCACTTCGATAACCATAAAAACGGCAGTAACGATAAACGCCAGCAGCAGGCGGCGGGCGTTGGCATCAGCGGGAGTGTGCGAGTGTGAATGCGCCATGGGCGGGTCGTTCCTTGTAATTATTTTAACGCCTTACATCATTACAGATTTTTCAGTTTGCGGGGGAGACTGGAGAGAAAAAAGTAAGGAGAGCCGAAGCTCTCCCTGATGATTAATGCACCGGATTTTACTGAGTTGTGCCGTCGGTTTTCTTATCGACGCTATGGTTGTTACCGCTTTCGGTTTCAACCTTTTTGTTCACATCCGGGCAGCGGCCATCTTTACACATGGTGTTTTTATGCACCTGATCTTTGCTCATATGCTGCTTAGCGCTGTGTTGAGAGGTCGAGTTGGTATTCATGCTACCGCTGTTGATCTGGCTGTTATCCACATTGTTTGGCGCAACATTCTGTTTGGCGTCCGGTGCCGGTTGGCCTGCAGCCGCTGCGGCATTGGCATCACCGTTACTGTCGGTAGAAGAGGCTGCGTCGGCCGCGTAGGCTGCGCCACCTGCGAAAGTCAGC is a window of Enterobacter sp. R4-368 DNA encoding:
- the nadA gene encoding quinolinate synthase NadA, which produces MSVMFDPETAIYPFPPKPAPLNLHEKQFYREKIKRLLKERDAVMVAHYYTDPEIQQLAEETGGCISDSLEMARFGARHSASTLLVAGVRFMGETAKILSPEKTILMPTLHAECSLDLGCPVEDFSAFCDAHPDRTVVVYANTSAAVKARADWVVTSSIAVELIEHLDSLGEKIIWAPDRHLGNYVQKQTGADVLCWQGACIVHDEFKTQALTRMKALYPDAAILVHPESPQSVVNLADAVGSTSQLIAAAKTLPNKQLIVATDRGIFYKMQQAVPEKELLEAPTAGEGATCRSCAHCPWMAMNGLKAIAESLENGGAEHEIHVDAALREGALLPLNRMLDFAATLRS
- the pnuC gene encoding nicotinamide riboside transporter PnuC produces the protein MDFFSTQNILVHIPIGTGGYDLSWIEATGTLAGLLCIWLASLEKLSNYAFGLINVTLFAIIFFQIQLYASLLLQLFFFAANIYGWYAWSRQTSQNEAELQIRWLPLSKAMSWLAVCVVAIGLMTFFIDPVFAFLTKIAVAVMQTLGLNVVMPQLQPDAFPFWDSCMMVFSIVAMILMTRKYVENWLLWVVINVISVVIFALQGVWAMSLEYLILTFIALNGSRMWINSARERGSHALSH
- the zitB gene encoding CDF family zinc transporter ZitB, yielding MAHSHSHTPADANARRLLLAFIVTAVFMVIEVVGGLVSGSLALLADAGHMLTDAAALLFALLAVYFARQPPSANRTFGWLRLTTLAAFINALALVLITVWIVWEAIQRFTHPQPVAGLTMMVIAIAGLVANVLAFWLLHRGSEEKNLNVRAAALHVLGDLLGSVGAIAAALVILFTGWTPIDPILSVLVSALVLRSAWRLMKESVNELLEGAPGSMDIGALQRHLRRAIPEVRDVHHVHVWLVGEKPLMTLHVQVIPPRDHDKLLGEIHHFLAHHYEIEHATVQMEYQPCSGPDCHLGETQPEHHHSHSH
- a CDS encoding protein YbgS, translated to MKMNKLATLLLTTTLTFAGGAAYAADAASSTDSNGDANAAAAAGQPAPDAKQNVAPNNVDNSQINSGSMNTNSTSQHSAKQHMSKDQVHKNTMCKDGRCPDVNKKVETESGNNHSVDKKTDGTTQ